A region from the Halomarina litorea genome encodes:
- a CDS encoding transporter: MRASTLVIAIGVVLLVFPEPATSGLGLLLILVGLLMRFV, translated from the coding sequence ATGCGCGCCTCGACACTCGTCATCGCCATCGGCGTCGTCCTGCTCGTGTTCCCCGAACCCGCGACCAGCGGCCTCGGCCTCCTGCTCATCCTCGTCGGCCTGCTGATGCGCTTCGTCTGA